The Coffea arabica cultivar ET-39 chromosome 1e, Coffea Arabica ET-39 HiFi, whole genome shotgun sequence genome has a window encoding:
- the LOC113703673 gene encoding SNF1-related protein kinase regulatory subunit beta-1 isoform X1, with protein MGNAGGRENGGGGDGGSADGGGGRSNGARDSHAGTAADVPPADLMVNSPPQSPRHLSPNSPLLLAPQVPVVSLQGNGLSFYNQFQRIENLGTINEPFVRGIPTLITWSYGGNHVAVEGSWDNWRSSKIGQLTCRKTLDRSGKDHTIILVLPSGIYHYKFIVDGSVKYIPNLPYEADGMGHVCNLLDVHEDVPENFEGVREFEAPPSPDTSYSHSFLSDEDFAKEPVEVPPQLQLTVLDTGNIDEAASSSTKPQHVVLDHLFIEKGWASQSVLALGLTHRFQSKYVTVVLYKPLNR; from the exons ATGGGAAATGCTGGTGGAAGAGAAAATGGTGGTGGTGGGGATGGTGGTTCTGCTGACGGTGGTGGGGGAAGATCGAATGGTGCACGTGACTCGCACGCTGGGACAGCAGCAGATGTTCCACCCGCTGACTTGATGGTTAATTCTCCTCCTCAGAGTCCTCGGCACCTTAGTCCTAATTCGCCTTTGTTGCTCGCCCCTCAG GTTCCAGTGGTGTCTTTACAAGGTAATGGCCTTTCCTTCTATAATCAATTCCAAAGGATTGAAAATCTTGGAACTATCAATGAACCCTTCGTGCGAGGTATTCCTACTCTCATAACATGGAGCTATGGTGGTAATCATGTGGCTGTGGAAGGATCTTGGGACAACTGGAGGTCAAG TAAAATTGGGCAATTAACTTGCAGGAAGACACTTGACAGATCTGGTAAAGATCACACCATTATCTTGGTACTGCCATCAGGAATATACCATTACAAGTTTATTGTTGATGGCAGTGTGAAATATATCCCAAATCTTCCATATGAAGCTGATGGCATGGGGCATGTTTGCAATCTTCTTGATGTTCAT GAGGATGTCCCGGAGAACTTCGAAGGTGTGAGGGAGTTTGAAGCGCCACCATCGCCTGACACGAGCTATAGTCATAGTTTTCTTAGTGATGAAGATTTTGCAAAGGAGCCAGTGGAAGTTCCACCTCAACTCCAGCTGACTGTTCTTGATACAGGAAATATAGATGAAGCAGCTTCTTCTTCAACAAAGCCCCAGCATGTGGTGCTTGACCACCTCTTTATTGAAAAAGGATGGGCATCCCAATCAGTTCTTGCTCTTGGTTTGACCCACAGGTTTCAATCCAAATATGTAACTGTTGTTCTATATAAGCCACTGAACAGGTGA
- the LOC113703673 gene encoding SNF1-related protein kinase regulatory subunit beta-1 isoform X2, whose amino-acid sequence MGNAGGRENGGGGDGGSADGGGGRSNGARDSHAGTAADVPPADLMVNSPPQSPRHLSPNSPLLLAPQVPVVSLQGNGLSFYNQFQRIENLGTINEPFVRGIPTLITWSYGGNHVAVEGSWDNWRSRKTLDRSGKDHTIILVLPSGIYHYKFIVDGSVKYIPNLPYEADGMGHVCNLLDVHEDVPENFEGVREFEAPPSPDTSYSHSFLSDEDFAKEPVEVPPQLQLTVLDTGNIDEAASSSTKPQHVVLDHLFIEKGWASQSVLALGLTHRFQSKYVTVVLYKPLNR is encoded by the exons ATGGGAAATGCTGGTGGAAGAGAAAATGGTGGTGGTGGGGATGGTGGTTCTGCTGACGGTGGTGGGGGAAGATCGAATGGTGCACGTGACTCGCACGCTGGGACAGCAGCAGATGTTCCACCCGCTGACTTGATGGTTAATTCTCCTCCTCAGAGTCCTCGGCACCTTAGTCCTAATTCGCCTTTGTTGCTCGCCCCTCAG GTTCCAGTGGTGTCTTTACAAGGTAATGGCCTTTCCTTCTATAATCAATTCCAAAGGATTGAAAATCTTGGAACTATCAATGAACCCTTCGTGCGAGGTATTCCTACTCTCATAACATGGAGCTATGGTGGTAATCATGTGGCTGTGGAAGGATCTTGGGACAACTGGAGGTCAAG GAAGACACTTGACAGATCTGGTAAAGATCACACCATTATCTTGGTACTGCCATCAGGAATATACCATTACAAGTTTATTGTTGATGGCAGTGTGAAATATATCCCAAATCTTCCATATGAAGCTGATGGCATGGGGCATGTTTGCAATCTTCTTGATGTTCAT GAGGATGTCCCGGAGAACTTCGAAGGTGTGAGGGAGTTTGAAGCGCCACCATCGCCTGACACGAGCTATAGTCATAGTTTTCTTAGTGATGAAGATTTTGCAAAGGAGCCAGTGGAAGTTCCACCTCAACTCCAGCTGACTGTTCTTGATACAGGAAATATAGATGAAGCAGCTTCTTCTTCAACAAAGCCCCAGCATGTGGTGCTTGACCACCTCTTTATTGAAAAAGGATGGGCATCCCAATCAGTTCTTGCTCTTGGTTTGACCCACAGGTTTCAATCCAAATATGTAACTGTTGTTCTATATAAGCCACTGAACAGGTGA